The Chryseobacterium suipulveris genome window below encodes:
- a CDS encoding MarC family protein, producing the protein MLEHFSVKETLTATMVLFAVIDIVGSVPIIVGLKKKFGKIEAERASLVAAALMIAFLFIGNKILKLIGVDVNSFAIAGAFVIFIIAVEMILGIEIQKNTEAKSASIVPIAFPLVAGAGVLTTILSIRSAYHDINIILAILINIIFVYLVLKSANWIEEKLGDGTLQVLQKVFGIVLLAISIKLFTANFAQLFTQYIKF; encoded by the coding sequence ATGTTAGAACATTTCTCCGTCAAAGAAACGCTTACGGCGACCATGGTTCTTTTTGCCGTAATCGATATTGTGGGCTCCGTTCCGATTATCGTTGGACTCAAGAAAAAATTCGGAAAAATCGAGGCAGAACGCGCATCGTTGGTTGCAGCAGCTTTGATGATTGCCTTTCTTTTCATCGGAAATAAAATCCTGAAACTGATCGGAGTTGACGTGAATTCCTTCGCTATTGCAGGAGCTTTCGTAATCTTCATCATCGCGGTAGAAATGATTCTTGGCATCGAAATTCAGAAAAATACCGAAGCGAAATCTGCTTCCATCGTGCCGATCGCGTTTCCGCTGGTTGCAGGTGCGGGAGTTTTGACCACGATTCTTTCCATTCGTTCCGCATACCACGACATCAACATTATTTTGGCGATACTGATCAACATCATTTTCGTATATTTGGTGCTGAAATCGGCAAACTGGATCGAAGAAAAATTGGGAGATGGAACCCTGCAGGTTTTGCAGAAAGTTTTCGGGATTGTACTTTTGGCGATTTCAATCAAGCTGTTTACCGCTAATTTCGCGCAGCTTTTTACGCAGTATATTAAATTTTAA
- a CDS encoding BatD family protein, producing MKQRILYILSIFSSLFAYSQVTLAVSDVKEAKLNQRFNLNVILEISGENMQQETPLRMPDLSKFDIIGTASEQNTIVLDAKRGDVLNQMVYQLVLSPKQSGKIKIGSVLVTVNGKIYKTEPFEINVRDAEKRSSVAANTESNDVYLNLEVQDREVYKNESTIAVLRAYSRNYGSFRNLRNIQVPHQRNVNIKPVSFAKSEIESSAGMNSQVIAVFMIFPSESGNIEINPVSASVANSSAENRIVSNKVKLNVKKLPAGMPEHFKNAVGKFDVSVANLNKNDVAEVEKPLNVSLKLSGAGNFGTLHLPKILHSADYVAYPPKITSNAVTRDDNLSGDIIAEYVVVPKKPGLVTVGFENFSFFDPNSQKYVDLGSKAIALNVKTPEEIDAAKSTLEKVNDITNNVLETVNTPVLNTVNLKVKEKDKNRINWKIVAGNLALLISVVGMFMVVSKRKQKKRLVPVTDAPAPSKTIAETEELIRKDFGTTFEENIEYLRKLKENENFSTFFSAYEDLKEDVKKQNSISDESGFRKFIEETKGPQFADQYRVLSEQIHFEKYSPMQSKERIDELLNGITSLFSQIIK from the coding sequence ATGAAGCAGCGAATACTCTACATATTGTCAATTTTTTCATCACTGTTTGCATACAGCCAGGTCACCTTGGCTGTCTCTGACGTGAAGGAAGCCAAGCTGAACCAGCGCTTCAACCTAAATGTGATCCTGGAAATCAGCGGTGAAAATATGCAGCAGGAAACGCCGCTCAGAATGCCCGATCTCTCCAAATTCGACATCATCGGAACCGCATCGGAGCAGAACACGATCGTGCTCGATGCAAAAAGAGGTGATGTTTTGAACCAGATGGTTTATCAACTGGTTTTAAGTCCGAAACAGTCGGGGAAAATCAAGATTGGTTCGGTACTCGTGACGGTAAACGGAAAAATCTACAAAACTGAACCATTCGAAATCAACGTTCGTGATGCTGAAAAACGATCCTCCGTTGCTGCCAATACCGAAAGCAACGATGTTTACCTGAATCTTGAAGTTCAGGACCGAGAAGTTTATAAAAACGAATCCACGATTGCGGTTTTGCGTGCCTACAGCAGAAATTACGGCAGTTTCAGGAATCTTAGAAACATCCAGGTTCCGCATCAAAGAAATGTCAACATCAAACCCGTTAGTTTTGCCAAATCGGAAATCGAATCTTCCGCAGGAATGAATTCTCAGGTGATTGCGGTGTTTATGATTTTCCCATCCGAATCGGGAAATATTGAGATCAACCCTGTTTCTGCATCGGTTGCGAATTCATCCGCCGAAAACAGAATCGTCTCCAACAAAGTAAAACTGAACGTTAAGAAACTTCCCGCAGGAATGCCGGAACACTTCAAAAACGCGGTAGGAAAATTCGATGTCTCAGTTGCAAACCTCAACAAAAATGACGTTGCCGAAGTTGAAAAACCACTGAATGTTTCGCTAAAACTTTCTGGTGCGGGTAACTTTGGAACGCTGCACTTGCCGAAGATTCTGCATTCCGCAGATTATGTTGCGTATCCTCCGAAAATTACTTCAAATGCAGTAACCCGTGATGATAATCTTTCGGGCGACATTATTGCTGAATATGTTGTGGTTCCCAAAAAACCAGGATTGGTTACCGTAGGTTTCGAAAACTTCTCCTTCTTTGATCCCAATTCCCAAAAATATGTGGACCTTGGTTCGAAAGCGATTGCGCTGAATGTGAAAACTCCAGAGGAAATCGATGCGGCAAAATCGACTTTGGAAAAAGTAAACGACATCACCAACAATGTGCTGGAAACCGTAAACACACCTGTTCTGAATACCGTAAACTTAAAGGTTAAGGAAAAGGACAAAAACCGCATCAACTGGAAAATTGTTGCAGGAAATCTTGCTTTGCTGATTTCTGTGGTGGGAATGTTTATGGTTGTTTCTAAAAGAAAGCAGAAAAAGCGACTGGTTCCTGTAACCGACGCTCCTGCTCCATCCAAAACCATTGCCGAAACTGAGGAACTCATTCGAAAAGATTTCGGAACCACCTTCGAAGAGAATATCGAATATTTAAGAAAACTGAAAGAAAATGAAAATTTTTCAACATTCTTTTCGGCTTATGAAGATCTGAAGGAAGATGTGAAAAAACAAAACTCGATTTCCGACGAAAGCGGGTTCAGAAAATTCATTGAAGAAACAAAAGGACCACAATTTGCCGACCAATACCGAGTACTCTCCGAGCAAATCCATTTCGAAAAATATTCACCAATGCAAAGCAAAGAACGTATTGATGAGCTATTGAACGGAATTACCTCCTTATTTTCCCAGATTATAAAATAA
- a CDS encoding tetratricopeptide repeat protein, giving the protein MNTNAILSAVLVLFGMVFLSAQESYKTLIFKGNQQFDKKNYESASSKYMEAAKLNEKEFTAHYNLGNSLYKSGKYEEAKAEFEKAEKLSQTLPDKAAALYNLGNSQMMMNDSEKAAQLYKKALKQDPYNETIRKNYEIAMLKEKEKEQQQQKNNSGGGGGKDDNKDQNQGNDKGNTPKQQQGSGEQNKGEGEGKDPNENKNNNSDQMPKDLENQILNRVENKERETAKRILNKNSYSMPQSNEKDW; this is encoded by the coding sequence ATGAACACAAATGCTATTTTATCGGCAGTATTGGTGCTTTTCGGAATGGTGTTTCTTTCTGCACAGGAAAGTTACAAAACCCTCATTTTTAAAGGAAACCAACAGTTCGACAAAAAGAACTACGAATCTGCTTCCTCAAAATATATGGAAGCCGCGAAACTGAACGAAAAAGAATTCACGGCGCACTACAATCTTGGTAATTCCCTCTACAAAAGCGGCAAATACGAAGAAGCAAAAGCCGAATTCGAAAAAGCCGAAAAACTTTCGCAAACCCTCCCCGACAAAGCTGCGGCACTCTACAACCTGGGAAATTCCCAAATGATGATGAACGATTCCGAAAAAGCCGCCCAACTCTACAAAAAGGCGCTGAAACAGGATCCGTACAACGAAACCATCCGTAAAAATTACGAAATCGCAATGCTGAAAGAGAAGGAAAAAGAGCAACAGCAGCAGAAAAACAATTCTGGCGGAGGAGGAGGAAAAGACGACAACAAAGACCAAAACCAAGGCAACGATAAAGGAAACACGCCGAAACAGCAGCAAGGAAGCGGTGAACAGAACAAAGGCGAAGGCGAAGGAAAAGACCCGAACGAAAATAAAAACAACAATTCGGACCAGATGCCGAAAGACTTAGAAAACCAAATCCTAAACAGAGTAGAAAACAAAGAACGGGAAACAGCGAAAAGGATCCTCAACAAAAATTCCTATTCGATGCCGCAAAGCAACGAGAAGGACTGGTAA
- a CDS encoding vWA domain-containing protein translates to MNWYLGNYWYLSLLLLLPLLGFLMLNFVRWKNRRKDTFAESRFQETLFEKKSGFSKVLPVLYLIATLFLVLSIVDLLSGSEEVKTKQKMNNVIFLLDVSNSMNAQDVQPNRLDEAKNIIVQTMNKMTNDKVGIVVFAGEASSIMPLTTDFTAAETYIGGIETNIIKIQGTDFLSGMKTVAEKFKNVAKGSRKVVLLSDGEDNEGNEKAAIKEANREGISVITVGIGTEEGAPIPEYVFGQLMGYKNDMTGQTVISKRQINALQNIAAETGGTYVDGNNLDNATAQIIDGLKKTSTSSESIVKSQNAIHYYQYFLGVSIFFFLLILLLNPKREFNI, encoded by the coding sequence ATGAACTGGTACTTAGGAAATTATTGGTATTTATCGCTGCTGTTGCTTCTGCCGCTGCTCGGATTTCTGATGCTGAATTTCGTGAGGTGGAAAAACCGCAGAAAAGACACTTTCGCTGAAAGCCGTTTCCAGGAAACTTTGTTTGAAAAAAAATCGGGTTTCTCCAAAGTTTTACCCGTTCTTTACTTGATTGCGACGCTATTTCTGGTTCTTTCCATCGTTGATTTGCTGAGCGGTTCCGAAGAAGTAAAGACTAAGCAGAAGATGAACAATGTGATCTTCCTGCTCGATGTCTCCAACTCGATGAATGCACAGGATGTGCAACCCAACCGTTTGGACGAAGCGAAAAACATCATCGTCCAAACCATGAACAAGATGACCAACGACAAGGTGGGAATTGTAGTTTTTGCGGGTGAGGCATCATCAATAATGCCTTTAACCACAGACTTTACTGCAGCAGAAACCTATATCGGCGGAATCGAAACCAACATCATAAAAATACAGGGAACAGATTTCCTGAGCGGGATGAAAACTGTTGCCGAAAAATTCAAAAACGTGGCAAAAGGTTCAAGAAAGGTCGTTTTGTTGAGCGACGGCGAAGACAATGAGGGAAATGAAAAAGCCGCCATCAAAGAAGCCAACCGCGAAGGAATCTCTGTGATCACCGTCGGAATTGGGACAGAGGAAGGCGCGCCGATTCCCGAATACGTTTTCGGTCAGTTGATGGGCTACAAAAACGATATGACGGGACAAACCGTGATTTCTAAAAGACAGATCAACGCGCTGCAGAATATCGCCGCCGAAACAGGCGGAACCTATGTGGATGGAAACAACCTCGACAATGCGACCGCTCAAATTATCGACGGACTGAAGAAAACTTCCACCTCATCAGAAAGTATCGTGAAGTCGCAGAACGCCATTCATTATTACCAATATTTTTTGGGTGTCTCCATCTTTTTCTTTTTGCTGATTCTTCTCCTCAATCCGAAAAGGGAGTTTAATATTTAA
- a CDS encoding vWA domain-containing protein produces the protein MNFDLMNFEFYSPWFLLLFLAFIPLLILDMRKKKRTGIKVPTTAKMEENKGILFVLFLLKISKYLILSALIIAMARPRTFAVSQNDDDSKGIDIMLSVDVSLSMLAKDLEPDRLTALKKIAKKFVNQRPGDRIGLVTYSGEAFTKVPVTSDQAIILDELENLNPLELQPGTAIGEGLSVAVSHLRHSKAKSKIIILMTDGVNTIENAMPPQIGAQLAKSNDIKVYSIGIGTNGYALMPTQTDIFGDLVFNEVEVKIDEPVLREIAETTGGKYFRATSNQSLEEVYNEINHLEKSELKTTKLYNYQEYFRQFLWIALAILLLDALLRWVFYKFLS, from the coding sequence ATGAATTTTGATTTAATGAATTTCGAGTTTTACAGCCCGTGGTTTTTGCTGCTGTTTTTGGCGTTTATCCCGCTTCTGATCCTTGATATGAGGAAAAAGAAACGGACGGGAATCAAAGTTCCGACGACTGCGAAAATGGAGGAAAACAAAGGAATTCTCTTTGTCCTTTTTCTGCTGAAGATTTCGAAATACCTCATCCTTTCCGCGCTGATTATCGCAATGGCTCGTCCGCGAACTTTCGCCGTGTCGCAAAATGATGACGACTCGAAAGGCATCGACATTATGCTCTCCGTCGATGTTTCGCTCAGTATGTTAGCAAAAGATTTGGAACCTGACCGATTGACCGCGCTGAAGAAAATCGCCAAAAAATTTGTCAATCAAAGACCAGGCGACAGAATTGGTTTGGTGACGTATTCCGGAGAAGCTTTCACTAAAGTTCCCGTCACTTCCGACCAAGCAATTATTCTGGACGAACTCGAGAATCTGAATCCGCTCGAACTGCAGCCAGGAACAGCGATTGGAGAAGGACTTTCGGTTGCGGTAAGTCATTTGCGACACAGCAAAGCGAAATCGAAAATCATTATTCTGATGACCGACGGTGTAAATACGATTGAAAATGCGATGCCGCCGCAAATCGGCGCACAATTGGCAAAATCCAACGACATCAAGGTGTACAGCATCGGAATCGGAACCAACGGTTATGCACTGATGCCGACTCAAACAGATATTTTCGGTGATTTGGTTTTCAACGAAGTAGAAGTGAAAATCGACGAACCCGTTCTGCGCGAAATTGCAGAAACTACGGGCGGAAAATATTTCCGCGCTACCTCCAACCAAAGTTTGGAGGAAGTGTATAACGAAATCAACCACCTCGAAAAATCCGAACTGAAAACCACCAAGCTCTACAATTACCAGGAATATTTCCGGCAATTTCTGTGGATCGCTTTGGCGATACTGCTTTTGGATGCACTGTTGAGATGGGTGTTTTATAAGTTTTTAAGCTGA
- a CDS encoding BatD family protein, whose translation MLKKILFTIFSFLSVLAFSQVLGSKLDKKTLALGEVGIYKVNISNLQGKDVQSSPKNELLPFHFETVKDSISKQMDMYERTVEFQIFEEGKFTIPALDFKIGDQLYHTIPYEVEVINTAQKGDQINDIMKNKEVKLDVKDYWELYKWYILGILTLLALIFIIWNIVKYAKRRKSSPVMMTNQTLKDLEKLRKKKFIENGDFRMFYVELIDISRNFITKQYKIPADVLLTDDLIDVMKLNNTISPQNEKIVEEVFVRGDLVKFAKTFPDQQTMSKDFEDIKNFVKRSSKDLEAEQLRTGV comes from the coding sequence ATTTTGAAAAAAATATTATTTACCATTTTCAGTTTCCTTAGCGTTTTAGCTTTCTCGCAGGTTCTCGGGTCTAAACTCGACAAGAAGACGCTTGCTTTGGGAGAAGTGGGCATTTATAAAGTCAACATTTCCAATCTTCAGGGGAAAGATGTGCAGTCTTCCCCAAAAAACGAGCTGCTTCCCTTCCATTTTGAAACGGTGAAGGACAGCATCAGCAAACAGATGGATATGTACGAACGGACGGTGGAATTCCAGATCTTTGAGGAAGGAAAATTCACCATTCCCGCTTTGGATTTCAAAATTGGCGACCAGCTTTACCACACAATTCCCTACGAAGTTGAAGTGATCAATACCGCGCAGAAAGGCGACCAGATCAACGACATTATGAAAAACAAAGAGGTAAAACTCGATGTGAAAGATTATTGGGAACTTTACAAATGGTACATTTTGGGAATACTGACGCTCCTTGCACTCATCTTCATCATCTGGAACATTGTGAAATATGCGAAACGAAGAAAATCTTCGCCTGTGATGATGACCAACCAAACCTTGAAGGATCTGGAGAAACTCAGAAAGAAAAAGTTTATCGAGAATGGCGACTTCCGTATGTTCTATGTGGAGCTGATCGATATTTCGCGAAACTTTATCACCAAACAGTACAAAATTCCCGCAGATGTATTGCTGACCGACGATTTGATCGATGTGATGAAACTCAACAACACCATTTCCCCCCAAAATGAAAAAATCGTGGAAGAAGTTTTTGTGCGGGGAGACCTGGTGAAATTTGCCAAGACTTTCCCCGACCAGCAAACGATGTCGAAGGATTTTGAAGACATTAAGAATTTTGTGAAACGCTCGTCCAAAGATTTGGAGGCAGAACAATTAAGAACAGGCGTATAA
- a CDS encoding DUF58 domain-containing protein: MDIKDIIKKVKQIEIRTRKKTEQTLMGQYHSAFKGQGMTFSEVRPYQFGDEIRRIDWNKTARFREPFVKVMEEERELTMMLLVDISASMDYGTKTQLKREFVAEICASLGFSAAGNNDKVGLILFADKVYKVIPPQKGRKHILAIISTILSADYVPAESKIDDALQYMMSVFKKKSLLFMFSDFEDSYDLKILRVASKKHQLLGMRIFDEKDNEIPDIGYALFTDAETGKQVWANTSSARWRYVFAENQKQKVRQVTEDFENSSASFMNINTGEDYSKFLYQYFQKR; the protein is encoded by the coding sequence ATGGACATCAAGGACATCATCAAAAAAGTTAAGCAGATTGAAATCCGTACGAGAAAAAAGACGGAGCAGACTTTGATGGGGCAATATCACAGCGCATTCAAAGGACAGGGAATGACTTTTTCTGAAGTTCGTCCGTATCAGTTCGGCGATGAAATCCGCAGGATCGATTGGAACAAGACCGCCCGTTTTCGCGAACCGTTCGTAAAAGTGATGGAAGAAGAGCGGGAACTCACGATGATGCTCCTGGTCGATATTTCTGCGTCGATGGATTACGGAACCAAAACCCAGCTGAAACGTGAATTCGTTGCCGAAATCTGTGCAAGTTTAGGGTTTTCAGCCGCAGGAAATAATGATAAGGTCGGACTGATCCTCTTCGCCGACAAAGTCTATAAAGTCATCCCGCCACAAAAAGGGAGGAAGCATATTTTGGCGATCATCAGTACGATTCTGAGCGCCGATTATGTTCCTGCAGAATCCAAAATCGATGACGCCCTTCAATATATGATGAGTGTTTTCAAGAAGAAATCATTGCTTTTTATGTTTTCGGATTTTGAGGATTCCTATGATTTAAAGATTCTGAGGGTCGCCTCGAAAAAGCACCAACTCCTCGGAATGAGGATTTTTGATGAAAAAGACAATGAGATTCCTGACATCGGTTACGCGCTTTTCACCGATGCGGAAACGGGGAAACAGGTTTGGGCAAATACTTCCAGTGCAAGATGGCGTTATGTTTTCGCCGAAAACCAAAAACAGAAAGTAAGACAGGTAACAGAAGATTTTGAAAATTCGTCGGCAAGTTTTATGAATATCAATACGGGGGAAGATTATTCGAAGTTTCTGTATCAGTATTTTCAGAAACGATAA
- a CDS encoding AAA family ATPase, with protein MSELHQAEDIRQLTEKVREQNYFFSLLKQEINKAIIGQEYMVDRLLIGLLGNGHILLEGVPGLAKTLAIKTLADAVHGDFSRIQFTPDLLPADVVGTMMYNIKDNDFSIKRGPIFANFVLADEINRAPSKVQSALLEAMQEKQVTIGDETMPLPKPFLVLATQNPIDQEGTYLLPEAQSDRFMLKCTITYPDFEDERKIMQMVATSHQPQIKPVITLQNVVEAKELINQIYVDEKIEKYILDMVFATRFPEKYGLAELKNYISFGASPRASINLAIAARAFAFLKNRAFVIPEDVKEIAKDVLRHRIGLSFEAEAEEITADEIINKILGKIQAP; from the coding sequence ATGTCAGAACTACATCAAGCGGAAGATATCAGACAATTGACAGAAAAAGTAAGGGAGCAGAATTACTTTTTTTCGCTTTTAAAACAGGAAATCAACAAGGCAATTATCGGACAGGAATATATGGTGGATCGCCTGTTGATCGGACTTCTCGGCAACGGACACATTCTCTTGGAAGGAGTTCCTGGATTGGCGAAAACTTTGGCGATCAAAACTTTGGCGGATGCGGTTCACGGCGACTTTTCCAGAATTCAGTTTACACCCGACCTTCTTCCCGCCGACGTTGTGGGAACGATGATGTACAATATTAAAGACAATGATTTCTCCATCAAGCGCGGACCGATCTTCGCCAATTTTGTTCTTGCGGACGAAATCAACCGTGCTCCCTCGAAAGTGCAGTCGGCGTTACTGGAAGCAATGCAGGAAAAACAAGTAACCATCGGTGATGAAACAATGCCGCTTCCGAAACCCTTCCTTGTTTTGGCAACACAAAACCCAATCGATCAGGAAGGAACGTATCTTTTACCTGAAGCACAAAGCGACCGTTTTATGCTGAAATGCACGATCACCTATCCCGATTTCGAGGACGAGAGAAAAATTATGCAGATGGTCGCAACATCGCACCAACCGCAGATCAAACCTGTGATTACGCTGCAAAATGTTGTGGAGGCAAAAGAGCTTATCAATCAAATCTATGTGGACGAAAAAATCGAGAAATATATTCTCGATATGGTTTTTGCCACCCGTTTCCCAGAAAAATACGGACTTGCCGAACTGAAAAACTACATCAGTTTCGGAGCTTCACCGAGAGCTTCCATCAATTTGGCAATTGCAGCCCGCGCTTTCGCATTCCTGAAAAACCGCGCATTCGTAATTCCTGAAGACGTGAAAGAAATCGCAAAAGACGTTCTCCGCCACCGAATCGGACTGAGTTTCGAAGCCGAAGCAGAAGAAATCACCGCCGACGAAATCATCAATAAGATTTTAGGGAAAATACAGGCACCGTAA
- a CDS encoding DinB family protein, producing MNYHFQAHRQVRKNLLEILQQNSLQDLLLIPDGFNNNMYWNIAHTVATQQLLCYYLSGNPFRIDKYWIETYKKGTLPNLNVQQSEVDDLCFLLTETSKILMKDYDADFFSDYTPYTTSFGLDLKNIQDAIIFNNMHESLHYGYAMAQKRAILGEKF from the coding sequence ATGAACTATCATTTTCAGGCACACCGACAGGTGCGGAAAAACCTGCTCGAAATCCTTCAGCAAAATTCACTTCAGGACCTGCTCTTAATTCCCGACGGTTTCAACAACAATATGTACTGGAACATCGCGCACACCGTTGCAACGCAGCAGTTGTTGTGCTATTACCTGAGCGGAAATCCCTTCAGGATCGATAAATACTGGATTGAAACCTACAAAAAGGGAACGCTTCCCAACCTAAACGTGCAACAGTCGGAAGTGGATGACCTCTGTTTTCTGCTTACGGAAACTTCAAAAATCCTGATGAAGGATTACGACGCCGATTTCTTTTCCGACTACACTCCTTATACCACCAGTTTCGGTTTGGATCTTAAGAACATCCAGGATGCGATCATCTTCAACAATATGCACGAAAGCTTGCATTACGGTTATGCGATGGCGCAGAAGCGGGCGATTCTTGGGGAGAAGTTTTAA
- the rlmB gene encoding 23S rRNA (guanosine(2251)-2'-O)-methyltransferase RlmB translates to MKDDFIFGLRPVIEAIEAGKTIDKIFLQNALQGPIYAELKALLSKHKIRPNYVPVEKLNRFTRKNHQGVVAFISDVPFEKIEDVLPQLFEEGKTPFLLILDRLTDVRNFGAICRTAECVGIHAVILPEKGAAPINSDAIKTSAGAIYSLKICKEKNLAHAVDFLQQSGVQVFAATEKAQKLVYEVDFTEPCALVMGNEETGISKEVLHHSDEKIKLPIEGRTQSLNVSVACGAILYEAVRQKLGK, encoded by the coding sequence ATGAAAGACGACTTTATTTTCGGTTTGCGCCCTGTAATCGAAGCGATTGAAGCGGGGAAAACCATCGACAAGATATTTTTGCAGAATGCTTTGCAGGGACCGATTTACGCGGAACTGAAAGCGCTTCTAAGCAAGCATAAAATCCGCCCGAACTACGTTCCCGTGGAGAAGCTGAACCGCTTCACCCGAAAAAATCATCAGGGAGTGGTGGCTTTTATTTCCGATGTGCCGTTTGAAAAAATCGAGGACGTGCTCCCGCAACTTTTTGAAGAGGGAAAAACTCCCTTTCTCCTAATTCTTGACCGTTTGACAGATGTAAGAAATTTCGGAGCGATCTGCAGAACCGCGGAATGTGTCGGAATTCACGCAGTGATTTTACCAGAAAAAGGAGCGGCTCCCATTAATTCGGATGCGATTAAAACTTCTGCAGGCGCGATTTACAGCCTAAAAATCTGCAAAGAAAAAAATCTTGCACACGCGGTAGATTTCCTTCAGCAATCGGGAGTACAGGTTTTTGCCGCGACCGAAAAAGCCCAGAAATTAGTTTACGAAGTCGATTTCACCGAACCATGCGCGTTGGTGATGGGAAATGAAGAGACAGGAATTTCCAAGGAAGTGCTTCATCATTCCGATGAGAAAATCAAACTCCCAATCGAGGGAAGAACCCAGTCGCTGAATGTTTCCGTAGCTTGTGGAGCAATTCTTTACGAGGCGGTGAGGCAAAAATTGGGTAAGTGA
- a CDS encoding GreA/GreB family elongation factor, whose protein sequence is MQKNTVTKSDIRNYIREVIITKIEKLEKFIEFTLDASREIKKTPKYDSIREEMQEEIYQMQKQLASLNDLRRNLTKVLNTPTDKVQLGSVVFTNKARFYISVSLGEFFFEGDRFYAISEESPMAKIMFGKKQGDSFVLNNISQTIEEVM, encoded by the coding sequence ATGCAGAAGAACACCGTAACCAAAAGTGACATTAGGAATTATATTCGCGAGGTCATTATCACCAAAATAGAAAAGTTAGAAAAATTCATAGAATTCACTCTTGATGCAAGCCGCGAAATCAAGAAAACTCCGAAATATGACTCAATCCGAGAGGAAATGCAGGAGGAAATCTACCAAATGCAGAAACAGCTTGCCTCGCTGAACGACCTTAGAAGAAATTTGACAAAAGTTCTGAATACGCCAACCGACAAAGTCCAGCTCGGTTCAGTGGTGTTTACCAACAAAGCAAGATTTTATATATCAGTTTCGCTGGGCGAGTTTTTCTTTGAAGGAGACCGTTTCTATGCGATTTCTGAAGAAAGTCCGATGGCAAAAATAATGTTCGGCAAAAAACAGGGCGACTCTTTTGTGCTCAACAATATTAGTCAAACCATCGAAGAGGTAATGTAA
- a CDS encoding nitroreductase family protein, with protein MEDSKPTKQEKAAILKGIIKSRRSVFPKNYSDEKIDDEILEEILESANFAPNHKRTKPVRLKVFRGEEKSKFGLKLAEIYKSTTRPEVFLEKKYIDITNKISKTDTLLAICVNFSGLVPEWEEIASAAMSVQNMYLTCTVYGIGCYWSTPGMIVHLGDFLGLEENQRCIGLFYMGKVKEDQSS; from the coding sequence ATGGAAGATTCAAAGCCGACTAAGCAAGAAAAAGCTGCCATTCTAAAAGGGATTATCAAATCCAGACGAAGCGTCTTTCCGAAAAACTATTCTGATGAAAAAATTGATGATGAAATTCTAGAAGAAATTCTTGAATCCGCCAATTTTGCCCCGAATCACAAGCGGACAAAACCTGTCCGTTTGAAAGTCTTTCGTGGCGAAGAAAAATCGAAATTCGGACTTAAACTGGCAGAAATCTACAAATCTACAACGCGACCAGAAGTTTTTCTTGAGAAAAAATACATCGACATTACCAATAAAATTTCGAAGACCGACACGTTATTGGCTATTTGTGTGAACTTCAGTGGTTTGGTTCCCGAATGGGAGGAAATTGCTTCTGCCGCAATGTCTGTGCAGAATATGTATCTTACTTGTACGGTTTACGGAATCGGATGTTATTGGAGCACGCCTGGAATGATTGTCCATCTTGGCGATTTTCTTGGTCTTGAAGAAAACCAGCGGTGCATCGGTCTTTTTTATATGGGTAAAGTCAAAGAAGATCAGTCTTCGTAA